One Tenebrio molitor chromosome 2, icTenMoli1.1, whole genome shotgun sequence genomic region harbors:
- the Fak gene encoding focal adhesion kinase 1 isoform X1: MKPINYSSGMLELVKRASMVGNPAMYSAQYVKYRKRDKSVKPNINVRPRSLLCGGNSEDIYSDSIQQQSNTWKFHRPRPKSFSDVSPTPPVNQGSPVRCVRNRMDSPKKSPHNSPVSTDRAIVKVHFPNGGFNIVKYGDTVDVKGIISTVTERLSIGERYYTGLYAMRLCRPSTGEVHWLHQDLTMKQVQEKYLAKHPNSEWRYDLRIRYLPTSLQDLCDKDKVTFHYYHDQLKNDYLSDCNLRIDQDVVMQLCCLEIRRYFKETFPNPLDKKSNFEYLEREIGMHRFIPQRILSTMKPKTLRKSIQSQFKKYINMTEMECMLKFLETLYLNYKFDQERFAVDLGSSWSVPVELVIGPDLGISYTNVQTSSTKRIANFDQIQAIQTLVSDCEEHNKATLQLRVAGAQEILFFTCPTLETAESLADLIDGYCRLHSGSQNSIWNKKATVWKQFPCPCKDSHPSKHKSRNSDNTTGTMLSEDYAEIVDEEGDYSTPATKSYELQRDQINLGEILGEGQFGDVHKGTFKAKDGSLVPVAVKTCKREADLNTTEKFLEEAYIMQKFDHQHIIKLIGVCSQSPVWIVMELAKLGELRAYLQKNKDNLDLATLLLYAFQLSTALSYLESKKFVHRDIAARNVLVSSHNCVKLADFGLSRSMSDDQSYYKASKGKLPIKWMSPESINFRRFTIASDVWMFGVCMWEILMLGVKPFQGVKNNEVLTKIDNGERLALPANCPPRLYSLMSQCWSYEPSKRPSFKEIKEILNEILLEERSAVQDTLRRENRRAAAMSWGPNDDFLPPPKPSRYPMQAVDSTSMASLEGMPSGPQTYIVAQNPEVLAHLMKENETRGLTPAAYTTPASVFNTVAVDFEKSEDIPEPVLKTCPIPIQNLKKLDPEVPEGLSDPTYMKKLGTLERTPSRTSTGSTTPKMGSLERKISDGGENLSPNMNSLERNAHLVHSSHSSLDKSGMFSPKLGSLERKSKSSSPKMGSLERTNSHTATFSPKMGSLERTKHSQPVIYDPDSIPNYHPDPVVYQFGDKSKEMQQFEECIYDFGGADVKSCAHKQPFFIQKAVDNKLQEQKQAGSSPQQSLYGDLLLEKAKYTNQSNFNHKILEEKLRQQQRESEEDSRWLVESETNLKKRLSIATPSGEADTLHSNSQSLSSLPSSPNSPSAATQQLSSSLANMSFSGNGLQSSTGSQCSSKSHSPSGSIASTMTVAGKSERSHTPNSGSENGDAVKTKTAAPTPTADLDRTNDKVYDCTTQVVKAVMSLSQGVQQSHAYQYLDLVRKVGLDLRGLLASVDEIVNFFPPSAQREVEMAHKVLSKDMTELVTAMKLAQQYSQTTLDNEYRKGMLGAAHVLAMDSKNLLDVVDTIRMRYPQFNKHLFKVNDPILESDGNEADSSEKEDPPKTEAPSTYPNLPSSPVAVTCSVVPVYTNYVQSAATSSNLSTNQVDS; encoded by the exons ATGAAACCTATTAATTAT tcgTCCGGGATGCTGGAGTTGGTAAAACGGGCGAGCATGGTCGGTAATCCGGCGATGTACAGTGCACAATACGTTAAATATCGTAAACGTGATAAAAGTGTTAAACCAAACATAAATGTAAGGCCCAGAAGTTTGTTGTGCGGTGGAAACTCCGAGGATATTTACAGCGACAGCATACAACAACAAAGTAACACGTGGAAGTTCCACAGGCCCAGGCCGAAGTCCTTCAG TGATGTTTCACCGACACCCCCCGTGAACCAGGGCTCACCAGTGCGGTGCGTCCGTAACAGGATGGACAGCCCGAAAAAGTCGCCCCACAATAGCCCCGTCTCGACGGACAGGGCTATCGTCAAAGTACACTTCCCCAACGGAGGGTTCAACATCGTCAAGTACGGGGACACGGTCGACGTCAAAGGGATAATTTCGACAGTCACCGAGAGATTATCGATAGGAGAGAGATACTACACCGGACTTTATGCGATGAGGTTGTGCAGACCCTCGACGGGAGAG GTCCATTGGTTACATCAGGATTTGACGATGAAACAAGTCCAGGAGAAGTATTTGGCCAAGCATCCCAATTCGGAGTGGCGGTACGACCTCAGGATTCGGTATTTGCCGACTAGTCTTCAAGATTTATGTGATAAAGACAAGGTCACGTTTCATTACTATCACGACCAG TTGAAAAACGACTACCTCTCTGACTGCAACCTGCGAATAGACCAAGACGTGGTGATGCAATTGTGCTGCTTAGAAATCCGTAGATACTTTAAGGAAACATTTCCGAATCCGCTCGACAAGAAATCGAATTTCGAGTATTTGGAGCGTGAGATCGGAATGCACAGGTTCATTCCGCAACGAATCTTGAGCACGATGAAGCCGAAAACGCTGCGAAAAAGCATCCAGAGCCAGTTCAAGAAGTACATTAACATGACGGAGATGGAATgcatgttaaaatttttagagACATTGTATCTGAATTATAAATTCGACCAAGAGAGGTTCGCGGTAGATTTAGGGAGTAGCTGGTCGGTTCCTGTCGAATTGGTGATCGGGCCAGATCTAGGAATTTCTTATACGAATGTACAGACGTCTAGTACTAAGAGAATCGCGAATTTTGACCAGATCCAAGCGATTCAAACTCTAGTCAGCGACTGCGAGGAGCACAACAAAGCCACTTTGCAGCTTAGAGTAGCCGGAGCACAAGAAATACTGTTTTTTACTTGTCCCACCCTAGAGACGGCCGAGAGTCTTGCCGATCTGATCGATGGGTACTGCAGATTGCACTCAGGAAGCCAAAATTCCATATGGAACAAAAAAG CCACTGTTTGGAAACAGTTTCCCTGTCCTTGTAAAG ATTCGCATCCTTCAAAACATAAAAGTAGAAATTCTGATAATACAACTGGAACTATGCTTTCAGAAGATTACGCCGAAATTGTTGACGAAGAAGGCGATTACTCCACACCTGCAA CAAAAAGCTATGAATTGCAACGGGATCAAATCAATCTGGGCGAAATCTTGGGCGAGGGACAGTTCGGAGATGTTCACAAAGGGACTTTCAAAGCTAAAGACGGAAGTCTCGTACCCGTGGCTGTGAAAACGTGTAAAAGAGAGGCGGATCTTAATACAACGGAAAAATTCCTGGAGGAAGCTT ATATAATGCAAAAATTCGACCACCAGCACATAATCAAATTGATCGGTGTGTGTTCGCAAAGCCCTGTGTGGATCGTAATGGAGTTGGCGAAGTTGGGAGAGCTGAGGGCTTACTTGCAGAAGAACAAAGACAACCTCGACTTGGCCACGTTATTACTTTATGCATTCCAGCTGTCAACAGCGTTAAGTTATTTAGAATCTAAGAAGTTTGTACATAGAGACATAGCAGCTAGAAACGTCCTAGTTAGTTCCCACAACTGCGTCAAGTTGGCCGATTTTGGACTGTCGCGTTCGATGAGCGACGACCAGAGTTACTACAAAGCGTCGAAAGGGAAGTTGCCCATCAAGTGGATGAGTCCCGAGAGCATCAATTTCAGACGTTTTACCATAGCGAGCGATGTCTGGATGTTCG GTGTGTGCATGTGGGAGATATTAATGTTAGGTGTGAAACCATTCCAAGGAGTGAAGAACAATGAAGTTTTGACGAAGATCGACAACGGAGAACGACTGGCGCTACCTGCGAATTGTCCCCCCAGGTTGTACTCGCTGATGTCGCAGTGTTGGTCGTACGAACCGAGCAAGAGGCCCAGTTTTAAGGAGATTAAAGAGATTTTGAA TGAAATATTGTTGGAAGAGAGGTCAGCAGTGCAGGACACACTTCGGCGAGAGAATCGCAGAGCTGCTGCGATGTCTTGGGGTCCAAACGACGATTTCCTTCCGCCGCCGAAGCCTTCCAGGTACCCCATGCAAG CTGTTGACTCTACGTCTATGGCATCTTTGGAAGGGATGCCGTCCGGACCTCAGACCTATATCGTGGCCCAAAACCCGGAAGTGTTGGCCCACTTAATGAAAGAGAACGAAACGCGCGGTCTAACCCCTGCAGCGTACACAACACCAGCATCGGTATTTAACACTGTAGCCGTAGATTTCGAAAAGTCGGAGGACATCCCCGAACCGGTCCTGAAAACGTGTCCCATACCCATCCAGAACCTGAAGAAGTTGGATCCCGAGGTTCCAGAGGGCCTGTCCGATCCCACTTACATGAAAAAACTGGGTACGCTCGAAAGAACCCCGTCTAGAACCAGCACCGGAAGTACCACCCCGAAGATGGGATCGCTCGAGAGAAAAATCAGCGACGGCGGCGAGAATCTCTCGCCCAATATGAACTCGTTGGAGCGGAATGCTCATTTGGTGCACAGTTCGCACAGTAGTCTGGATAAGTCGGGAATGTTCAGTCCGAAGTTGGGTTCGTTGGAGAGGAAGTCGAAAAGTAGCTCTCCCAAGATGGGTTCTTTGGAGCGTACCAACAGTCACACGGCGACGTTTTCGCCAAAGATGGGTTCTCTGGAGCGCACCAAACATTCCCAACCGGTCATTTACGATCCCGATTCTATCCCTAATTACCATCCAGATCCTGTGGTGTATCAGTTTGGGGATAAATCCAAAGAGATGCAACAGTTTGAAGAATGTATTTATGATTTTGGGGGGGCTGATGTTAAAAGTTGCGCCCATAAACAGCCGTTCTTCATACAAAAGGCAGTCGATAACAAGTTGCAAGAACAGAAACAG GCCGGATCGTCTCCCCAACAGTCTCTTTACGGCGACCTCCTCTTAGAAAAGGCAAAGTACACTAATCAGTCTAACTTTAATCACAAAATTCTGGAAGAAAAGTTGCGTCAGCAACAGAGAGAATCGGAAGAAGACTCACGATGGTTGGTCGAGTCTGAAACAAATCTG aaaaagcGGTTGAGCATTGCTACGCCGTCTGGCGAAGCTGATACTCTTCACAGTAACTCGCAGTCTTTAAGTTCACTTCCCAGTAGTCCAAATTCTCCAAGTGCAGCGACTCAACAGTTATCCAGTAGTCTAGCAAACATGTCTTTCAGCGGCAATGGATTACAGAGTAGTACCGGTTCGCAGTGCAGTAGTAAGAGTCATTCGCCATCTGGATCTATTGCTAGTACGATGACGGTGGCGGGGAAAAGCGAACGTAGTCATACTCCCAATAGTGGATCAGAAAATGGAGATGCTGTAAAAACAAAG ACGGCAGCCCCTACTCCGACTGCAGATTTAGATCGAACCAACGACAAAGTGTACGACTGCACGACCCAAGTCGTCAAAGCTGTGATGTCCCTGTCTCAAGGAGTTCAGCAATCTCACGCCTATCAGTATTTGGATTTGGTTCGGAAAGTAGGTTTGGACTTGCGCGGGCTTCTAGCCAGCGTCGACgagatagtcaactttttccCACCGTCAGCGCAAAGAGAGGTCGAAATGGCCCATAAAGTTCTCTCTAAAGATATGACCGAGTTAGTGACAGCGATGAAATTGGCACAACAGTACAGCCAAACTACACTAGATAACGAATACAGAAA GGGGATGTTGGGAGCAGCCCACGTCCTCGCCATGGATTCGAAGAATCTTCTGGACGTAGTGGACACAATCAGGATGCGGTATCCGCAGTTCAACAAGCACTTGTTCAAAGTAAACGATCCGATCCTGGAATCTGACGGAAACGAGGCCGACTCGTCGGAGAAGGAAGACCCACCCAAGACAGAGGCGCCATCTACATATCCCAATTTGCCGAGTTCTCCTGTAGCTGTTACATGTAGTGTCGTTCCGGTTTACACTAATTATGTCCAGTCCGCAGCCACGTCTTCTAATTTAAGTACAAACCAAGTTGACAGTTAG
- the Fak gene encoding focal adhesion kinase 1 isoform X5: MRINIDTQDTISEKFHFCFTVGSNRRLVQHVNCDVSPTPPVNQGSPVRCVRNRMDSPKKSPHNSPVSTDRAIVKVHFPNGGFNIVKYGDTVDVKGIISTVTERLSIGERYYTGLYAMRLCRPSTGEVHWLHQDLTMKQVQEKYLAKHPNSEWRYDLRIRYLPTSLQDLCDKDKVTFHYYHDQLKNDYLSDCNLRIDQDVVMQLCCLEIRRYFKETFPNPLDKKSNFEYLEREIGMHRFIPQRILSTMKPKTLRKSIQSQFKKYINMTEMECMLKFLETLYLNYKFDQERFAVDLGSSWSVPVELVIGPDLGISYTNVQTSSTKRIANFDQIQAIQTLVSDCEEHNKATLQLRVAGAQEILFFTCPTLETAESLADLIDGYCRLHSGSQNSIWNKKATVWKQFPCPCKDSHPSKHKSRNSDNTTGTMLSEDYAEIVDEEGDYSTPATKSYELQRDQINLGEILGEGQFGDVHKGTFKAKDGSLVPVAVKTCKREADLNTTEKFLEEAYIMQKFDHQHIIKLIGVCSQSPVWIVMELAKLGELRAYLQKNKDNLDLATLLLYAFQLSTALSYLESKKFVHRDIAARNVLVSSHNCVKLADFGLSRSMSDDQSYYKASKGKLPIKWMSPESINFRRFTIASDVWMFGVCMWEILMLGVKPFQGVKNNEVLTKIDNGERLALPANCPPRLYSLMSQCWSYEPSKRPSFKEIKEILNEILLEERSAVQDTLRRENRRAAAMSWGPNDDFLPPPKPSRYPMQAVDSTSMASLEGMPSGPQTYIVAQNPEVLAHLMKENETRGLTPAAYTTPASAGSSPQQSLYGDLLLEKAKYTNQSNFNHKILEEKLRQQQRESEEDSRWLVESETNLKKRLSIATPSGEADTLHSNSQSLSSLPSSPNSPSAATQQLSSSLANMSFSGNGLQSSTGSQCSSKSHSPSGSIASTMTVAGKSERSHTPNSGSENGDAVKTKTAAPTPTADLDRTNDKVYDCTTQVVKAVMSLSQGVQQSHAYQYLDLVRKVGLDLRGLLASVDEIVNFFPPSAQREVEMAHKVLSKDMTELVTAMKLAQQYSQTTLDNEYRKGMLGAAHVLAMDSKNLLDVVDTIRMRYPQFNKHLFKVNDPILESDGNEADSSEKEDPPKTEAPSTYPNLPSSPVAVTCSVVPVYTNYVQSAATSSNLSTNQVDS, translated from the exons ATGCGCATAAATATAGACACACAAGACACTATTAGTGAGAAatttcacttttgttttaCAGTGGGTTCCAACCGTCGTCTAGTGCAACACGTGAATTG TGATGTTTCACCGACACCCCCCGTGAACCAGGGCTCACCAGTGCGGTGCGTCCGTAACAGGATGGACAGCCCGAAAAAGTCGCCCCACAATAGCCCCGTCTCGACGGACAGGGCTATCGTCAAAGTACACTTCCCCAACGGAGGGTTCAACATCGTCAAGTACGGGGACACGGTCGACGTCAAAGGGATAATTTCGACAGTCACCGAGAGATTATCGATAGGAGAGAGATACTACACCGGACTTTATGCGATGAGGTTGTGCAGACCCTCGACGGGAGAG GTCCATTGGTTACATCAGGATTTGACGATGAAACAAGTCCAGGAGAAGTATTTGGCCAAGCATCCCAATTCGGAGTGGCGGTACGACCTCAGGATTCGGTATTTGCCGACTAGTCTTCAAGATTTATGTGATAAAGACAAGGTCACGTTTCATTACTATCACGACCAG TTGAAAAACGACTACCTCTCTGACTGCAACCTGCGAATAGACCAAGACGTGGTGATGCAATTGTGCTGCTTAGAAATCCGTAGATACTTTAAGGAAACATTTCCGAATCCGCTCGACAAGAAATCGAATTTCGAGTATTTGGAGCGTGAGATCGGAATGCACAGGTTCATTCCGCAACGAATCTTGAGCACGATGAAGCCGAAAACGCTGCGAAAAAGCATCCAGAGCCAGTTCAAGAAGTACATTAACATGACGGAGATGGAATgcatgttaaaatttttagagACATTGTATCTGAATTATAAATTCGACCAAGAGAGGTTCGCGGTAGATTTAGGGAGTAGCTGGTCGGTTCCTGTCGAATTGGTGATCGGGCCAGATCTAGGAATTTCTTATACGAATGTACAGACGTCTAGTACTAAGAGAATCGCGAATTTTGACCAGATCCAAGCGATTCAAACTCTAGTCAGCGACTGCGAGGAGCACAACAAAGCCACTTTGCAGCTTAGAGTAGCCGGAGCACAAGAAATACTGTTTTTTACTTGTCCCACCCTAGAGACGGCCGAGAGTCTTGCCGATCTGATCGATGGGTACTGCAGATTGCACTCAGGAAGCCAAAATTCCATATGGAACAAAAAAG CCACTGTTTGGAAACAGTTTCCCTGTCCTTGTAAAG ATTCGCATCCTTCAAAACATAAAAGTAGAAATTCTGATAATACAACTGGAACTATGCTTTCAGAAGATTACGCCGAAATTGTTGACGAAGAAGGCGATTACTCCACACCTGCAA CAAAAAGCTATGAATTGCAACGGGATCAAATCAATCTGGGCGAAATCTTGGGCGAGGGACAGTTCGGAGATGTTCACAAAGGGACTTTCAAAGCTAAAGACGGAAGTCTCGTACCCGTGGCTGTGAAAACGTGTAAAAGAGAGGCGGATCTTAATACAACGGAAAAATTCCTGGAGGAAGCTT ATATAATGCAAAAATTCGACCACCAGCACATAATCAAATTGATCGGTGTGTGTTCGCAAAGCCCTGTGTGGATCGTAATGGAGTTGGCGAAGTTGGGAGAGCTGAGGGCTTACTTGCAGAAGAACAAAGACAACCTCGACTTGGCCACGTTATTACTTTATGCATTCCAGCTGTCAACAGCGTTAAGTTATTTAGAATCTAAGAAGTTTGTACATAGAGACATAGCAGCTAGAAACGTCCTAGTTAGTTCCCACAACTGCGTCAAGTTGGCCGATTTTGGACTGTCGCGTTCGATGAGCGACGACCAGAGTTACTACAAAGCGTCGAAAGGGAAGTTGCCCATCAAGTGGATGAGTCCCGAGAGCATCAATTTCAGACGTTTTACCATAGCGAGCGATGTCTGGATGTTCG GTGTGTGCATGTGGGAGATATTAATGTTAGGTGTGAAACCATTCCAAGGAGTGAAGAACAATGAAGTTTTGACGAAGATCGACAACGGAGAACGACTGGCGCTACCTGCGAATTGTCCCCCCAGGTTGTACTCGCTGATGTCGCAGTGTTGGTCGTACGAACCGAGCAAGAGGCCCAGTTTTAAGGAGATTAAAGAGATTTTGAA TGAAATATTGTTGGAAGAGAGGTCAGCAGTGCAGGACACACTTCGGCGAGAGAATCGCAGAGCTGCTGCGATGTCTTGGGGTCCAAACGACGATTTCCTTCCGCCGCCGAAGCCTTCCAGGTACCCCATGCAAG CTGTTGACTCTACGTCTATGGCATCTTTGGAAGGGATGCCGTCCGGACCTCAGACCTATATCGTGGCCCAAAACCCGGAAGTGTTGGCCCACTTAATGAAAGAGAACGAAACGCGCGGTCTAACCCCTGCAGCGTACACAACACCAGCATCG GCCGGATCGTCTCCCCAACAGTCTCTTTACGGCGACCTCCTCTTAGAAAAGGCAAAGTACACTAATCAGTCTAACTTTAATCACAAAATTCTGGAAGAAAAGTTGCGTCAGCAACAGAGAGAATCGGAAGAAGACTCACGATGGTTGGTCGAGTCTGAAACAAATCTG aaaaagcGGTTGAGCATTGCTACGCCGTCTGGCGAAGCTGATACTCTTCACAGTAACTCGCAGTCTTTAAGTTCACTTCCCAGTAGTCCAAATTCTCCAAGTGCAGCGACTCAACAGTTATCCAGTAGTCTAGCAAACATGTCTTTCAGCGGCAATGGATTACAGAGTAGTACCGGTTCGCAGTGCAGTAGTAAGAGTCATTCGCCATCTGGATCTATTGCTAGTACGATGACGGTGGCGGGGAAAAGCGAACGTAGTCATACTCCCAATAGTGGATCAGAAAATGGAGATGCTGTAAAAACAAAG ACGGCAGCCCCTACTCCGACTGCAGATTTAGATCGAACCAACGACAAAGTGTACGACTGCACGACCCAAGTCGTCAAAGCTGTGATGTCCCTGTCTCAAGGAGTTCAGCAATCTCACGCCTATCAGTATTTGGATTTGGTTCGGAAAGTAGGTTTGGACTTGCGCGGGCTTCTAGCCAGCGTCGACgagatagtcaactttttccCACCGTCAGCGCAAAGAGAGGTCGAAATGGCCCATAAAGTTCTCTCTAAAGATATGACCGAGTTAGTGACAGCGATGAAATTGGCACAACAGTACAGCCAAACTACACTAGATAACGAATACAGAAA GGGGATGTTGGGAGCAGCCCACGTCCTCGCCATGGATTCGAAGAATCTTCTGGACGTAGTGGACACAATCAGGATGCGGTATCCGCAGTTCAACAAGCACTTGTTCAAAGTAAACGATCCGATCCTGGAATCTGACGGAAACGAGGCCGACTCGTCGGAGAAGGAAGACCCACCCAAGACAGAGGCGCCATCTACATATCCCAATTTGCCGAGTTCTCCTGTAGCTGTTACATGTAGTGTCGTTCCGGTTTACACTAATTATGTCCAGTCCGCAGCCACGTCTTCTAATTTAAGTACAAACCAAGTTGACAGTTAG